A segment of the Populus alba chromosome 9, ASM523922v2, whole genome shotgun sequence genome:
ATTGCTTAGAGGATGAACACCGACTCTTGGTGTATGAATTTATGCCTCGAGGCAGTTTGGAAAATCATTTATTTAGAAGTGAGTTATTCTTGTTTTATCTCTTGAAATTTttaagccaaaatgcatgttaccaataatttgaaatttacacCTTTAAACTGTTGCTGTCCCAGGAGGTTCTTATTTCCAACCACTTTCTTGGAACCTCCGAATGAAGGTCGCTCTCGGTGCTGCAAAGGGGCTTGCATTTCTTCATAGTGCTGAAACGAAAGTAATATATAGGGACTTCAAGACTTCTAACATTCTGCTTGATTCGGTATGGGTGATGGGTGAAGCAGATTTTCATACTCCATGATATGGTTTTATTTGACGATTTCAGAAAATCTTTTCACGTTCTATCAGTGCTTCTAAGAATTTCTTTTGCATTATTATTTCAGAAATACAATGCAAAACTTTCTGATTTTGGGCTGGCCAAAGATGGGCCGACTGGTGACAAGAGTCATGTATCTACCAGGGTTATGGGGACCTACGGTTATGCTGCTCCAGAATATCTAGCTACAGGTATTAATCAAATTCAGATGCATTTTCCCAGAGCTTAATTATAATTGTCCTGTCTAATACTTTTCTGTCATTTTAGGCCATTGTTTTTTACTCATTTCTGATGGCCACTGTTCTTTCCTAACTAGGGCATCTAACTTCCAAGAGTGATGTCTATAGCTTTGGAGTTGTTTTGCTAGAAATGTTATCTGGCAGGAGAGCAGTTGATAAAAATCGCCCATCTGGAGAGCACAATCTTGTCGAATGGGCTAAACCCTATCTAGCAAACAAACGCAAGATCTTTCGCATCCTAGATAATCGTCTTGAAGGTCAGTATTCAATGGATGTTGCCTATAAGGTCTCTACCCTTGCGCTTCGTTGCCTATCCATAGAAACCAAGATTCGACCAACTATGGATGAGGTTGTGACAGCATTGGAGCAGCTCCAGGATTCCAAAGAAACTGGTACTGCCATTGGCCATGTGGGCAACAAGCCCCGAATACGTAGACGAAGTGCCAATGATGCAACTGGTGGAGGGAGTACTGCTGCATATCCTCGGCCCTCTGCATCCCCGCTTTATGCGTGAAATAGAATCATGGAACTTGACTACAGCTgcatcttttcatttcttaataCAGTGCTGGCAGTTTTGCAACTCACATGGGGAGTGGGGACCTTGGCACCAGTTCACGTATATTCATCCACTGATTGTATAGTTTCTTGTTTTGGCTAATGTATTCAAAGTCCCGCTGACAAATTTCCAGGTCGGCCCTGGAAAGAGGAGTGCTTTCGATGATGCTTGTCTTTTAGATTGCAGCACTTGGAAATGGCTTCGGAGTTGAGAATCAGAGAGAGGCGAGAGCTTTGGGACCATATATAGTTAGCTCCCGTTTCCTTATCCCAGCCTGGCTTGTTGTACTTGATGTATTTAATGTTAGTATTCCTTTTTCCCCTTTCCATATGGATCTGTCAACAATACCTTTAGATGTGTTGCAGTCGGtcgtttgtatttttttttttaaagaaaacagaGAAGCTAAGATATGTTTAATGTTCGGTGGATCACTTCATCAAAGCTGTGATTATGTGCCAGTACAAAAGCTATGAATGCACCGTTGTATTTCTCGTGACTTGTACAATGCCTTTACAGAAAAGGGAAAGCGTTGCTTTTTTTTCCGGCTTTTTGCAGAATTCAGTGCGAGATTTTCCCTTGGTTCTGCGAAAAATAAACTCAATCGTATTATTTAATTCTGTAATATAGCACTCGGATCatataataacattattatcGAATTCGGTAGCCATATAACCAAATCACATAGTTAATGCACTCAAGCTGTGCAAAGTATggctaaaatttggaaaaaaaactgaattttggcaagcATTATAGAATATACTTTGGAGAAGTgaagaaaaaaggagagaatGGAAAGTCGAAGATAATAATGTCGAGTTGTCAACCACACCTTAGACTTCACTGGGAAAGTTGGGGGAAAAAACGAGGGGGCACACGTGGATACTATTGTTATGTGGTTAAAGTCCATGAAGCTTTAGATTTTTGAGCTGTGCAACAGTTAGTCCAACATGGCAATATCAGATGGTGCATGAGCAGCACTGAGTCTTAAGGTTGTGGAAAATCTGTTTTAATGTGATCACGGGACCCATGTTCTTGACACCCTAACAAAGCGCACCAACGGATGGCTAGATTGCGCCCGATATTACGCAAAATGCTGTGAGATCAATGTAGCTCTGTGTCCCCCTTCCAGGTTACCTGTGCTACTGTGCAATTGCCCATTCCTGAAGCGGAAAATCTGACGTTTAAGTATTTATTTCTCTAGTAAACACCAAGCTAAATGATTGGCAGCTATATGTGCTCATGGAGGAAACCATGCTGCATGTCTTTTGTCAATTCCTACGATCAGACCAGACATGCTCACCAGATCAGGGAGTTGTCTAATGTAGTTGGGAGTGGGTTCAAGCTATAGCATTTGATCAAGTTATCgggaaataatataaatgtgtGCTTATCAGGggagataaaatgaaaatgtcATGCATGACGCGACAATGAAGAGACAAGCAACAATGATCTGCAAttttgaaaaagtttttttatacatgGTAGCGGACCAGGTTGGGGACTGGGGAGAAGCGGGCTTGATGGTGCGGGAGGAATGAAACCGGCCACTCAGCCAGATAGTATTTAACAGAGTGCAGTCACATTTAGAGCTTCTCTAGAAAATACGCAAGAGTAGCTCTGCCAGAGGATCCCAGATCAGTTCTCACACGCGAAGACAAGGAAAGCCAAGGAAATGGAAAATACTCAAAATAGAAACCTCATATTGCATCAGATATCACCGTCCATCTTTGGGAAAAACTACAGCTTTCAGAGGAGATGTGAATTTGTGCCTTGCAATATCACATGCATGTCACGCAGCTTTGAAGGCACGACAAAACTATATTTACAGCCatcttgcaaaaataaaaagatgatcaTTGCCCTTCCTATTGTTTGGATTGCATGTGAATATTCACATTATTATTTACCCCCCATTCATTTGCCATATTCTCCTAGGGAGCTAGGATGTGCATTTCTATTTACTGGTAGAAACCGAAATCTTATCCCGAAGTTCTAAGTTCTAACCAATCGTGGCGTCCAGTTTCTCCAATCTAATTTCCCAGTGGTTCTATTTCTCAAGTTGACCATTTCTCTGATGTCGAAAACTTTTTTCCGGTAACTGTTTCCCGGTTTGGTAGACCCGGCCCCTGTCTCCCCAGTGGCCTCTTCCTTAACCTCTTCAATTTCAGAGACAGGTTCAGGGATCCCTTCATCTTGAGATGAAGTCTCACTGATTATGTTTCCCAATATCTCTACCGCCTCACTCATTTTAGGGCGGGACTTGGGCTGCTTTGCTAGACATCTGTTTGCCAAGGCTGCTAGTTTCTGAGCTGATTTGATGCAACACTGTCCTTCCAGTCGGGGATCTACAATAAGGTGGAACTTCTTTGAATCAGATACAAATGGTTTTACCCATTCCAAGAGCTTTTGCTCACCCCGAGGTAGGTTTCTCTCAACTGCTCGCCTTCCTGTTATAAGCTCATACATAACCACCCCAAAGCTCCATACATCACTCTTAGCAGTAAGCCTGCCAGTCTGAACATACTCTGGGGCTGCATAACCCACTGTGCCCACAACCTTTAACAATGTAATTATAATGCATAATTAGAGAGTAATTAGTTCTGCTTAACAGTAAAATTATAGGAttagttaaaaaagaagaagaggcacGCTGCTTTTGTAGAGGTCAACTCAAATTCTATAAACTAGTGTATCAATGGCACTTGAGCAGGTATAAATCTGCTTGAAGATATAACCACCAACAACATTACAAAATTTCCACTTGTATGATATTAACTAGGTACAATGGTTTGTCTCACTGGGACTTGTGCATATTTCTATTTACAAATGTATTTCTCCATGTTTGATCAAAACCTTTCAAACAAGAACAGGCATGAAAAGAGAGTGAAAGACCGGGATGCTCTTGATATTATTCTCATATCATCAAGTTTCATCAACAAAATCTACATAAAATCAATGTCTTTCTATCTGaaaatctcttatttatttatctttcttgTTTGAACTGATTCATCTTAAATACTCaacaaggtttttttctttttcttttcttttttacaaaaagatAACAGGGAAGAGGAAGGAACTACTTACTGATGTTGAAACATGACCGAGTCCTTCAGGAGGTCCCTGTCTAGCTAGTCCGAAGTCCGAGAGCTTTGCATTGAAGTCCTCGTCTAGTAGAACATTAGACGCTTTAAAATCTCGGAATATTAGCTGTTCCAATGCATGGCAAACCATAAGCACACAAACAGCTGAGAAAACAATGCAATACATTACAAACCACAGCAGACACTTGCCAGAACTCGAGGGAAAATTTCTAGAATTGTCAATTAGCAAGTATCACATCCAAACTTCATAAATAACGAAAATCTATAGAAAGCATGAATTCCCACTATTGTAAATTTCTAAAAACACCAACaggtgaaaacaaaaaaaactcaattcacGGATAGACAGCAATTTGAGCATGGCaaacagagaaaaaagaaaaagaaaaaggctttGAAAGGTCTAAGATTCTATAACCAAAGCAAcacaacattatatatataatacctgAAAGTCCATTTCTTCATGAAGGTAAGCCAACCCGCGAGCTGCATCTTGGGCAATTTTTAATCTTGTCATCCACGGAAGAGTTATGGGTAATACCCTCGCTAATAAATGGTCTTCTAAGCTTTTATTATGCATAAGCTCATAAACCAAAAGCCTTTGAATCCCTCTTTCATCATCTTCAGCACAATACCCCACTAATTTAACAAGATTTGGATGCTTAACCACACCCAAGAAATTCACTTCATTAATCCATTCCCTATGCCCCTGTAATACTAGAAGAAAATTATCCAAAACACACAAATTTCATTAATCATTTAGCAAAAAGAAACCCCATTTTTATTGAACTATTAGAAGCTCTAAATTAAACACTGTTAATTACTCAATTATAACAAGGAAGGCATGCCTGGAAACCGTGACGATTCAACTGTTTTATAGCAACATCCATCTTGGAACCTGATTCATGATCAGCTGGAACTTTAACGACGCCTCTATAAACGCAGCCAAAGCCTCCCTCCCCAATAAGCAAACCTCTACTGAACCCCCTAGTAGCAGATTTGAGTTCGGAGAAACCGAAGACTCGCAAATCATTAGCTCTTCTCTGACTCAGTAACTCGAAGAGCCCAACCGAGTCAGACAAGTCCCTAGAGGAGTAGCAGTAGCTGTCTGAGTCAAGCTCGGACCGCCTTGTATCAAGACTGCTGGACGCCACGCTCAAGGACCTGGCCCAGGATACTCTGGATACCTTCGAAACCGGGGCGTCTTCATCTTCCCTTCTTTCCCCGTTCGAGAAATGAAAACACTTCATTATTCcgaatccaaaaaacaaaaaaaaaagaagaagaagaaaaacacaagtTTTTAAGGAAATGAGGGAGATGGAAGGGGTCAAAAGGAGAGGGTGAGAGGAGGAGTGACTAAAATAGTAATTTGGCAAGGCTTTAGAATGGAAGGAGAGATAGATGGGGACGGACCCATTTAAATTCTTAGGAAAAAGTGAGGAAGTGGATCACGAGAAAGAGCGCAGGAGGAAGACAGAGAGAGATCAGTGGTTGCTGAGTCGTCGTTgttctgtcttcttcttctatttctgTATATGGCCAACCATTTTTGAGGTTTGgtgtcttctcttctcttttattaGTTGAGGGGTCTAACcgctgttttgtttttgtttttgtttttaaattttaaggatcatgctttgttttttatattatattatattgtattatcaatagtaataatttttaaacaaaataaataaaagaagtgaTGCTAAAGTCctgatgttttttattaatttgaatatccATATCAATTTGCAtatttttcaactaattttataagttttaaagttaataatcatataaacatctaataactattatattaataaccacaaaattcaaacttaaaatcatagaaaaacaaacctgattcaagtttttattaCTAAATCATCTactaaatagttatttttttattgattttgatgggAGTGGTCCATCTTGAATTtactatacttttaaaatagacaattaaagttatatttttttatggattttataaattgatttaaattactcctttttaattaaaaatagttaCAAGTATTTTCTatagaaaatgtttttctttatgttataaattttgatcaaaagttaagatttttaacttttaatttataagttaTGATTTAtaccatatttaatttttaaaaaaaaataagttggtttttatcaaatatatttctaaatttattaaattcatttttattgaaacactttaaattgtttttagaattgttattcatattttattttgatgatgttgtttctacaaaacacaa
Coding sequences within it:
- the LOC118053719 gene encoding probable serine/threonine-protein kinase PBL9, yielding MGICLSAQIKAESPCSAGLSSKNVSTDGTDLSSTSSKVSSLSVPPTPRSEGEILQSSNLKSFSFSDLKMATRNFRPDSVLGEGGFGSVFKGWIDEQTFAAAKPGTGMVIAVKRLNQDGFQGHKEWLAEVNYLGQLYNPHLVKLIGYCLEDEHRLLVYEFMPRGSLENHLFRRGSYFQPLSWNLRMKVALGAAKGLAFLHSAETKVIYRDFKTSNILLDSKYNAKLSDFGLAKDGPTGDKSHVSTRVMGTYGYAAPEYLATGHLTSKSDVYSFGVVLLEMLSGRRAVDKNRPSGEHNLVEWAKPYLANKRKIFRILDNRLEGQYSMDVAYKVSTLALRCLSIETKIRPTMDEVVTALEQLQDSKETGTAIGHVGNKPRIRRRSANDATGGGSTAAYPRPSASPLYA
- the LOC118053718 gene encoding serine/threonine-protein kinase PCRK1; protein product: MKCFHFSNGERREDEDAPVSKVSRVSWARSLSVASSSLDTRRSELDSDSYCYSSRDLSDSVGLFELLSQRRANDLRVFGFSELKSATRGFSRGLLIGEGGFGCVYRGVVKVPADHESGSKMDVAIKQLNRHVLQGHREWINEVNFLGVVKHPNLVKLVGYCAEDDERGIQRLLVYELMHNKSLEDHLLARVLPITLPWMTRLKIAQDAARGLAYLHEEMDFQLIFRDFKASNVLLDEDFNAKLSDFGLARQGPPEGLGHVSTSVVGTVGYAAPEYVQTGRLTAKSDVWSFGVVMYELITGRRAVERNLPRGEQKLLEWVKPFVSDSKKFHLIVDPRLEGQCCIKSAQKLAALANRCLAKQPKSRPKMSEAVEILGNIISETSSQDEGIPEPVSEIEEVKEEATGETGAGSTKPGNSYRKKVFDIREMVNLRNRTTGKLDWRNWTPRLVRT